A genomic segment from Conger conger chromosome 2, fConCon1.1, whole genome shotgun sequence encodes:
- the si:ch211-286b5.5 gene encoding guanine nucleotide-binding protein G(I)/G(S)/G(O) subunit gamma-12 encodes MSNNSARNNNLVIAQKAVKQLRFEASVQRIKVSQAAADLKTFCLQNANKDPLLMGVPSSDNPFRPPKSCTVF; translated from the exons ATGTCAAATAACAGCGCACGCAATAATAACTTGGTTATCGCACAGAAAGCCGTGAAACAATTGCGGTTTGAAGCCAGTGTTCAGAGGATTAAG GTGTCCCAGGCAGCCGCAGACCTGAAGACCTTCTGCCTCCAGAACGCAAACAAGGACCCTCTGCTCATGGGCGTGCCATCGAGCGACAACCCCTTCCGACCCCCCAAGTCCTGCACTGTCTTCTGA